In Eucalyptus grandis isolate ANBG69807.140 chromosome 4, ASM1654582v1, whole genome shotgun sequence, the following proteins share a genomic window:
- the LOC104441820 gene encoding uncharacterized protein LOC104441820 — translation MGSRFPLNFLLLVLALASPQNVLAQEIKLPHVLDLLIRDYTFKSSSQQIKTGVIHAVNLPKNLSGIRVDTVKFRCGSLRRYGAQVKEFHLGIGVTVQPCVERVMLIRQILQNNWSSIYYSNYDLSGYQLVSPVLGLLAYNAGSHGNSNPATAAFELGITAGEKPITVNFTGVATLDHRPGVVPMCANFESNGKLTLANQVAPSVCLATRQGHFGLVTELPPVQMRKQVSKWKVAVGGSIGSMLGVFLLSLLFVALFVKAKKKSRREEMERRAYEEEALQVSMVGHVRAPTASVTRTVPIIEHEYVPFPT, via the coding sequence ATGGGATCTCGTTTTCCTCTCAATTTCTTGCTTCTTGTCCTGGCATTAGCCTCACCACAAAATGTCCTAGCTCAAGAGATTAAATTGCCGCATGTCCTCGATCTTCTGATCCGTGACTACACGTTTAAATCCAGCAGCCAGCAGATCAAGACCGGAGTGATACATGCTGTGAACCTGCCGAAGAATCTCTCAGGCATCCGAGTTGACACTGTGAAGTTCCGGTGTGGCAGCTTACGCAGGTATGGCGCGCAGGTGAAAGAATTCCACTTGGGCATCGGAGTGACAGTCCAACCATGCGTGGAAAGAGTCATGCTGATCAGGCAAATCTTGCAAAACAACTGGTCTTCCATATATTACTCCAACTATGATTTATCTGGGTACCAGCTAGTTTCTCCAGTGCTGGGCCTCTTAGCTTACAATGCCGGTAGCCATGGAAATTCCAACCCTGCCACTGCAGCGTTCGAGCTTGGTATCACGGCCGGAGAGAAACCCATCACAGTGAACTTCACTGGCGTTGCCACACTGGATCACAGGCCTGGAGTCGTGCCGATGTGTGCCAACTTCGAATCCAATGGGAAGCTGACACTGGCCAATCAGGTCGCGCCTTCAGTCTGTTTGGCCACGAGGCAGGGGCACTTTGGGCTGGTGACCGAGCTGCCGCCAGTGCAGATGAGGAAGCAAGTGAGCAAGTGGAAGGTGGCAGTTGGGGGATCGATTGGGTCCATGCTGGGAGTCTTCCTGCTCAGCCTGCTTTTTGTGGCATTGTTCgtgaaagcaaagaagaaatcGAGGCGGGAAGAGATGGAGAGGAGGGCTTACGAGGAAGAGGCACTGCAGGTTTCAATGGTTGGCCATGTAAGAGCACCAACTGCTTCCGTCACCAGGACTGTGCCCATCATTGAGCATGAGTATGTTCCTTTTCCTACTTGA